From Acaryochloris thomasi RCC1774, a single genomic window includes:
- a CDS encoding CobW family GTP-binding protein, with product MTKTTVNTSIPASMDTEKRGLPVTIITGFLGSGKTTLLNHILSNQEGLKTAVLVNEFGEIGIDNDLLITTGEDMVELSNGCICCTINNDLVEAVHRVLERSDKIDYLVVETTGLADPLPVALTFLGTDLRDLTRLDSIVTVVDSENFSLDLFNSEAAQSQIAYGDTILLNKADLIDEADLDLLEIRIREMREGARILRTVKSEVPLPLILSVGLFESEQYFAKEEQAEAHDHGDHDNCDHDHGHCEHDHDHHEHSHHLDNDGFVSLSFQSDRPFSVRKFQHFLDEQMPLNVFRAKGILWFDESPKRHVFHLSGKRFSLDDEEWRGEPKNQLVLIGQNLDLEGLRSQIEKCLATTSPNRGQGFGG from the coding sequence ATGACGAAGACCACCGTGAATACAAGCATCCCAGCCTCAATGGATACTGAAAAACGTGGACTGCCGGTCACTATCATTACGGGCTTTCTCGGTAGCGGTAAAACCACGCTCTTGAATCACATTCTCAGCAATCAGGAAGGACTCAAAACAGCGGTTTTAGTGAATGAGTTCGGTGAGATTGGGATCGATAATGATCTGCTGATCACCACGGGTGAAGATATGGTGGAACTCAGCAACGGCTGTATCTGCTGCACGATCAATAATGATCTGGTGGAGGCCGTTCATCGGGTGCTGGAGCGCTCGGACAAAATTGATTATCTGGTGGTGGAAACAACGGGGCTAGCAGATCCGCTGCCGGTGGCGCTGACTTTCTTGGGCACTGATTTACGAGATTTGACGCGCTTAGACTCGATTGTGACAGTGGTGGATTCAGAAAACTTCAGCCTAGATCTGTTCAATAGTGAGGCGGCTCAAAGTCAGATTGCGTACGGCGACACGATTTTGCTTAACAAGGCCGATCTCATTGATGAGGCTGATCTCGATTTGCTAGAGATTCGGATTCGTGAAATGCGAGAGGGAGCCAGAATTTTGCGGACCGTGAAGAGCGAGGTGCCGCTGCCGCTGATTCTTAGCGTGGGTCTGTTTGAGTCTGAGCAGTATTTTGCTAAGGAAGAGCAGGCCGAGGCCCACGATCACGGAGACCACGATAATTGCGATCACGATCATGGACATTGTGAGCATGACCACGACCATCACGAGCATTCTCATCATTTAGATAACGATGGGTTTGTCTCTCTCTCTTTTCAGAGCGATCGCCCGTTTTCTGTGCGTAAATTCCAGCATTTTCTAGATGAGCAGATGCCACTCAATGTCTTCCGAGCTAAGGGAATTCTCTGGTTTGATGAGAGTCCAAAGCGTCATGTCTTTCACTTGAGTGGTAAGCGGTTTTCGCTCGACGATGAGGAGTGGAGAGGCGAACCTAAAAATCAGCTTGTTTTGATTGGCCAGAATTTGGATCTCGAAGGGTTGCGATCGCAAATCGAAAAATGCTTAGCCACGACCTCTCCTAATCGAGGTCAGGGCTTCGGTGGCTAG
- a CDS encoding AGE family epimerase/isomerase, translating to MPQSVSALANLYKDALLENVLPFWEHHSIDREQGGFFTCLNREGKVYDTDKFIWLQNRQVWTFSMLYNRLEKRENWLQIAANGAKFLAQQGRDNQGNWYFSLNRAGQPLTQPYNIFSDCFAAMAFSQYALASGEDWAKEVAQQAYSNVLHRQADPKGKYNKTYPGTRPMKTLAVPMILANLSLEMDWLLEGDRLEEVLNQTVQAVMMDFLDAEQGLLYENVTPEGQHLDCFEGRLINPGHGIEAMWFIMDIAHRRQDTELINQAVDAVLKTLQFAWDQTHDGIYYFMDAEGHPPQQLEWDQKLWWVHLETLVALVMGYRLTGRTECWDWFCKVHDYTWNHFVDAEHGEWFGYLNRQGEVLLSLKGGKWKGCFHVPRALYLCWQELEGTSSSGVC from the coding sequence ATGCCCCAATCTGTCTCGGCGCTGGCAAATCTATACAAAGATGCGCTACTCGAAAACGTGCTGCCTTTTTGGGAGCATCACTCTATTGATCGAGAGCAGGGTGGATTTTTCACCTGCCTCAATCGAGAAGGAAAAGTCTACGACACCGACAAATTTATCTGGCTGCAAAACCGTCAGGTGTGGACCTTCTCAATGCTCTATAACCGGCTAGAGAAACGGGAAAACTGGCTGCAGATTGCCGCCAACGGTGCTAAATTCCTCGCTCAGCAAGGCCGAGACAATCAGGGAAACTGGTATTTTTCTCTCAATCGCGCTGGGCAACCTCTAACACAGCCCTACAATATTTTCTCCGACTGCTTTGCGGCGATGGCCTTCAGTCAATATGCCTTAGCCTCTGGAGAAGACTGGGCTAAAGAGGTGGCCCAGCAGGCGTACAGTAACGTTCTACATCGTCAGGCAGATCCCAAAGGGAAGTACAACAAGACCTATCCGGGAACTCGCCCGATGAAAACGCTGGCGGTACCGATGATTTTGGCAAATCTGTCCCTGGAAATGGATTGGCTGCTAGAGGGCGACCGCCTAGAAGAGGTTCTCAATCAAACGGTTCAGGCCGTGATGATGGACTTTTTGGATGCCGAGCAGGGGCTGCTTTACGAGAACGTGACGCCAGAGGGCCAACACCTCGACTGCTTTGAGGGCCGTTTGATTAATCCGGGGCACGGCATCGAAGCCATGTGGTTCATCATGGATATCGCCCATCGTCGTCAGGATACTGAGCTGATTAATCAGGCTGTTGATGCCGTCCTTAAGACGCTGCAGTTTGCCTGGGATCAGACGCATGACGGCATCTACTACTTTATGGATGCAGAAGGCCATCCGCCTCAGCAGCTTGAGTGGGATCAAAAGCTGTGGTGGGTTCATTTAGAAACCCTGGTGGCGTTGGTAATGGGCTATCGATTGACGGGCCGGACCGAGTGCTGGGACTGGTTCTGTAAGGTTCACGATTACACCTGGAACCACTTTGTTGATGCTGAGCATGGGGAATGGTTTGGCTATCTCAATCGCCAGGGTGAAGTGCTGCTGAGTCTTAAGGGCGGCAAGTGGAAGGGCTGTTTCCATGTGCCGCGCGCTCTATATCTATGCTGGCAAGAGCTTGAGGGGACGAGTTCAAGTGGTGTCTGCTGA